A window of the Parabacteroides merdae ATCC 43184 genome harbors these coding sequences:
- a CDS encoding heavy metal-binding domain-containing protein: MLLTTTNTIEGKEITQYFGIVSGETIIGANVFKDFFAGIRDIVGGRAGSYESVLREAKETALKEMSDHATQLGANAVIAIDLDYETVGGSGSMLMVTAAGTAVRYQ; this comes from the coding sequence ATGTTACTCACAACAACTAACACGATTGAAGGAAAAGAAATTACCCAGTACTTCGGAATCGTATCCGGTGAAACAATCATCGGAGCAAATGTATTCAAAGATTTCTTCGCAGGCATCCGGGATATTGTCGGAGGACGCGCAGGTTCTTACGAAAGCGTATTACGCGAAGCAAAAGAAACCGCCTTAAAAGAAATGAGCGATCATGCGACACAACTGGGTGCAAACGCTGTAATCGCCATAGATCTGGACTACGAAACAGTTGGAGGAAGTGGGAGTATGCTAATGGTTACTGCTGCAGGGACTGCTGTACGCTATCAATAA
- a CDS encoding GH92 family glycosyl hydrolase, whose product MKKTILFLQAAVVGLLAACNQPSDEEQLRDEIQYVNPFIGTGFHGHTFPGATRPFALVQVSPDTHIMGWDASSGYHYDDNQIYAFSHTHLSGTGIGDLGDVAILPFSGGDSIKPVAIFKKETEKATPGYYAVRLDNFGINVELTSTDRVGFHKYTYDNPKDRRVLLDLGHVLQPNWGHKLVGNEYLFVNDSTVEGTVRTQGWAHFHSVSYRITFSEPIETLYQYIDGNLRKDSLFLRLNTPDDLKFHYKFAESNKPLYVKVAISPVDTDGAERNMLAELPGWDFDATRAESARIWNKALNDIRIESSDPKVMVNFYTALYHTMIAPYAYQDVDGRYLGMDKKVHRAEPGYVNYSVFSLWDTFRALHPLMTIIQPERAADWGKVLVQGYKEGGILPKWPLASSYTGCMVGYPAVSVLADLVTKDLAEGDLNVWAEAGARSSVYRNDLAEKFKGTRELDLITRHPYYKEKYGFVPADSVPESVSWGLEMAYYDWCISQIAAKAGNTELAKEYAAKAEYYKRYLDPETKMMRGVMGDGSFRTPFNPRYSSHMKSDYTEGNAFQWSFFAPHDMDNFISTIGGKKELETRLDTLFTTSSQVDGEEASGDITGLIGQYAHGNEPSHHMAYLYNWTDSPWKGQERLDQIMQNFYTNAPDGIIGNEDCGQMSAWYVMSALGFYQIAPGIPVYTLGRPMIDKALIHVKGGIFEILVKNNSAANKYIKEVKLNGKILDTLFISHTDIIKGGKLEFIMTDQPVK is encoded by the coding sequence ATGAAGAAAACAATCCTATTCCTTCAGGCTGCAGTGGTCGGACTTCTGGCAGCCTGTAACCAACCGTCCGACGAGGAACAACTACGAGATGAAATTCAATATGTGAACCCATTTATCGGAACAGGCTTTCACGGGCATACCTTTCCCGGTGCTACCCGTCCGTTTGCTCTTGTACAGGTCAGCCCCGACACACATATCATGGGCTGGGATGCCAGTAGCGGATACCATTATGATGACAACCAAATATATGCTTTCAGCCATACACACTTATCAGGTACGGGTATCGGCGACTTGGGAGATGTGGCGATCCTACCTTTCTCCGGTGGTGACTCGATCAAACCGGTTGCGATTTTCAAGAAAGAGACGGAAAAAGCAACGCCAGGCTATTATGCAGTACGTCTCGACAATTTCGGAATTAATGTGGAGTTAACCAGTACGGACCGTGTCGGATTCCATAAATACACATACGATAATCCGAAGGACCGCCGTGTCCTTCTCGATCTCGGTCATGTGCTGCAACCGAACTGGGGACATAAGTTAGTAGGGAACGAATATCTTTTTGTAAACGATTCGACGGTGGAGGGTACTGTCAGGACGCAGGGATGGGCACATTTCCATTCTGTCTCTTACCGGATCACATTCTCGGAGCCGATCGAAACACTATACCAGTATATCGACGGAAATTTACGGAAAGATTCGCTGTTCTTGCGTCTCAACACACCAGACGATCTGAAATTCCATTACAAATTTGCGGAGAGCAACAAACCACTGTATGTAAAAGTGGCGATCTCTCCTGTCGATACGGACGGTGCAGAGAGAAACATGCTGGCCGAACTGCCGGGATGGGATTTCGATGCTACACGGGCTGAATCCGCACGTATCTGGAACAAAGCTTTAAACGATATCCGGATCGAAAGCTCCGATCCGAAAGTGATGGTGAACTTCTACACAGCTCTCTACCACACGATGATCGCACCTTATGCCTATCAGGATGTGGACGGGCGCTATTTAGGAATGGACAAGAAGGTGCACCGGGCGGAACCAGGTTATGTGAACTATTCTGTCTTCTCACTTTGGGATACTTTCCGCGCTTTGCATCCATTGATGACGATTATCCAACCAGAACGGGCTGCCGATTGGGGAAAAGTGCTCGTGCAAGGATATAAAGAAGGAGGGATCCTTCCGAAATGGCCGTTAGCTTCCAGCTATACAGGTTGCATGGTAGGTTATCCGGCAGTCTCTGTACTGGCAGATTTAGTGACTAAAGACCTGGCAGAAGGTGATCTGAACGTTTGGGCCGAAGCAGGCGCCCGTTCATCTGTCTACCGAAACGATCTGGCAGAGAAGTTCAAAGGAACACGTGAGTTGGATTTGATTACCCGCCACCCCTATTATAAGGAGAAATACGGCTTTGTCCCGGCCGACTCGGTTCCCGAATCTGTTTCCTGGGGATTAGAGATGGCCTACTATGACTGGTGTATTTCCCAAATCGCCGCTAAAGCAGGAAATACGGAACTGGCAAAAGAGTATGCGGCAAAGGCAGAATACTACAAACGCTACTTAGACCCGGAGACCAAGATGATGCGCGGGGTGATGGGGGATGGTTCTTTCCGTACACCGTTCAATCCCCGTTATTCTTCCCATATGAAGAGCGATTATACCGAAGGGAATGCCTTTCAATGGAGTTTCTTTGCACCTCATGATATGGACAACTTTATCTCCACGATCGGTGGTAAAAAAGAGCTGGAGACACGCTTGGACACATTATTCACCACCTCTTCCCAAGTTGATGGTGAAGAAGCCTCCGGAGATATCACCGGACTGATTGGCCAATATGCGCACGGCAACGAGCCGAGCCATCACATGGCTTATTTATATAACTGGACGGATTCTCCTTGGAAAGGGCAAGAGCGCCTGGATCAGATCATGCAAAATTTCTACACAAACGCGCCGGACGGTATCATCGGAAATGAGGACTGCGGACAGATGTCCGCCTGGTATGTAATGAGTGCGTTAGGCTTCTATCAGATCGCTCCGGGAATTCCGGTCTATACATTGGGCCGTCCGATGATCGACAAAGCGCTTATTCATGTAAAAGGCGGTATTTTCGAGATCTTAGTAAAAAACAACAGTGCAGCCAACAAATACATCAAAGAGGTTAAACTGAACGGCAAAATCCTCGACACCCTGTTCATCAGCCACACCGACATCATAAAAGGCGGCAAGCTGGAATTTATCATGACCGATCAACCGGTTAAATAA
- a CDS encoding LysO family transporter, with protein sequence MFTVIGIMFAGIAAGYLLRKIELLQKIGKPISYTILLLLFLLGISVGANKDIVDNLATLGGQAFLLALAGTVGSVLAGWGVYRLFFKERSRG encoded by the coding sequence ATGTTTACTGTCATTGGTATTATGTTCGCGGGTATTGCCGCAGGCTATCTTTTGCGCAAAATCGAACTTTTGCAAAAGATCGGCAAACCTATTTCTTATACGATCCTTTTGCTTCTTTTCCTTTTGGGAATATCTGTCGGCGCGAATAAGGATATTGTCGATAATCTTGCCACGTTGGGTGGTCAGGCATTCCTGCTTGCCTTGGCTGGTACGGTAGGGAGTGTATTGGCTGGCTGGGGAGTCTATCGTCTGTTTTTTAAAGAAAGGAGTCGCGGATGA
- a CDS encoding LysO family transporter codes for MKGSLIVVGFFALGCLLGWSGWLPDVVIENDITVYVLYLLMFQVGLSIGSDKKLKDILGSIRPKLLLVPLATIAGTLVFSALVGLLLTQWSVFDCLAVGSGFAYYSLSSILITQLKEPFLGVQLATELGTIALMANIMREIMALLGAPLFVKYFGRLSPICAGGATTMDTTLPVITRYSGKDLVFISIFHGIIVDFTVPFFVSFFCSF; via the coding sequence ATGAAAGGAAGTCTGATCGTTGTAGGATTTTTTGCGCTTGGTTGCTTGTTGGGATGGAGTGGCTGGCTGCCCGATGTTGTCATTGAAAACGACATTACGGTATATGTCTTATACCTGCTAATGTTTCAGGTCGGGCTCAGTATCGGTAGTGATAAGAAGCTAAAGGATATTCTCGGCAGTATTCGTCCGAAACTGCTTTTGGTCCCTTTGGCTACGATTGCCGGGACACTGGTCTTTTCGGCTTTGGTCGGTCTGTTGCTTACGCAGTGGAGTGTATTTGATTGTCTGGCGGTAGGAAGCGGTTTTGCCTATTATTCTCTTTCGTCTATCTTGATTACCCAATTGAAGGAACCTTTTTTGGGTGTCCAACTCGCTACAGAATTAGGGACAATCGCTTTAATGGCAAATATCATGCGCGAGATTATGGCTCTTCTCGGTGCGCCTCTTTTTGTCAAATATTTCGGCCGGTTGTCTCCTATCTGTGCTGGAGGTGCCACGACTATGGATACGACCTTGCCTGTCATCACTCGTTATTCGGGAAAAGACCTTGTTTTCATTTCAATTTTTCATGGGATTATCGTAGATTTTACGGTTCCGTTTTTTGTGTCGTTCTTCTGCTCGTTTTAG
- a CDS encoding S41 family peptidase → MKSLFILTSALLFTANVLAENDPLWMRYPAISPNGETIAFTYKGDIYTVPANGGKATQLTTHPAHDTRPIWSPDGSKIAFASDRNGNFDIFIMDMEGGSPKQLTTHSANEYPETFSDAKHILYSAAIQQDAKDSQFPSGQFPQIYRIGINGGRPELYSSLAMESLALNKKGDKLLYQDKKGYEDPWRKHHQSSITRDIWLCTLDREHSFQKITSFKGEDRNPVWATDGSSFYYLSEEKGSFNIFKNDLTGRNSRQITNHTMHPVRFLTSDNNGNLCYGYDGEIYTVKEGTQPKKVDVQIISDKVENDLIHQLKASGATDIAVSPNGKEVAFIVRGDVYVTSVDYETTKQITNTPQQERDLDFSPDGRSLVYSAERGETWGVYQSSLVRKNDKYFTYAQELKEEPLVVNSQTSFQPMYSPDGKEVAFLENRTTLRVINLKNKQVRTVLDGKYNYSYADGDQYYQWSPDSKWFLAKYIAIGGWNNTDIVLVKADGSGEMTNLTESGYSDNNAKWVLDGKAMIWSSDRAGYRSHGSWGAEDDIYIMFFDGEAYDKFRLTKEEQALLDEEKEDKDKDEKDKDSKKDKDKDDDKKDEKADKPVEPLKFDLANRKDRIMRLTVNSSFLGDAVLTQKGDKLYYCAAFENGYDLWEHNFKENTTKLLIKGVGGGTMFPDKKGENIFLVSGGQLKKIEIKDSKTKPIAFKAEFSYRPAKEREYIFHHTWRQVLDKFYDPQIHGINWAGYGKAYEKFLPHINNNYDFAEMLSEMLGELNGSHTGARYRSASSAPATASLGAFYDNNYTGDGLKIEEIIAKGPLTKADTKIKPGCIIEKIDGTNIKSGEDYYPLLSGKAGKQVLLSVYDPATKERFEEQVKPITYGTQSDLLYKRWVEQKRQMVDKLSNGKIGYVHVKGMNSESFRDTYSELLGRCREKEAVIVDTRHNGGGWLHEDLAILLSGELYAKFTPRGQFIGNDPFNRWLKPSCVLMCEDNYSNAHGFPWTYKTLKIGKLIGAPVPGTMTAVWWETQIDPSIVFGIPQVGMQDMQGRYLENQQLEPDIEVYNSPESQLRGEDHQLEEAVKEMLKEVQK, encoded by the coding sequence ATGAAATCATTATTTATCCTAACTTCAGCACTACTGTTTACGGCAAACGTGCTGGCCGAAAATGATCCGCTATGGATGCGCTATCCGGCAATTTCTCCAAACGGTGAAACGATCGCCTTTACTTACAAAGGCGATATCTACACCGTTCCGGCAAACGGTGGCAAAGCTACCCAGTTAACAACCCATCCGGCTCACGATACGCGCCCGATCTGGTCGCCTGACGGCAGCAAGATCGCGTTTGCTTCTGACCGGAACGGAAATTTCGATATCTTCATCATGGATATGGAAGGAGGCAGCCCGAAACAGTTGACCACTCACTCCGCAAATGAATATCCGGAAACGTTCAGTGATGCAAAGCACATTCTCTATTCGGCCGCGATCCAGCAGGATGCGAAAGACAGCCAATTCCCCTCCGGGCAATTTCCACAAATCTACCGGATCGGTATCAATGGAGGGCGCCCCGAACTCTATTCTTCCCTCGCCATGGAAAGCCTAGCTTTGAACAAGAAGGGTGACAAACTCTTATACCAAGACAAGAAGGGATATGAAGATCCTTGGCGTAAACACCACCAGTCTTCCATCACACGGGACATCTGGTTGTGCACCCTCGATCGGGAACACTCCTTCCAAAAAATAACTTCCTTTAAAGGAGAAGACCGTAATCCGGTATGGGCGACAGACGGTTCTTCCTTCTACTATCTGAGTGAAGAAAAAGGAAGTTTCAATATATTCAAAAACGACCTGACCGGCAGAAATAGCCGGCAGATAACCAATCATACCATGCATCCCGTCCGTTTCCTAACTTCCGACAACAACGGCAACCTCTGTTACGGATACGATGGCGAAATCTATACGGTCAAAGAGGGTACACAGCCTAAGAAAGTGGATGTACAGATCATCTCGGATAAGGTGGAGAACGACCTGATCCATCAACTCAAGGCAAGCGGAGCCACCGATATCGCAGTTTCCCCTAATGGCAAAGAAGTCGCTTTTATCGTGCGCGGCGATGTATATGTAACCTCGGTCGACTACGAAACTACCAAACAAATCACCAACACACCGCAGCAGGAGCGCGATCTCGATTTCAGCCCAGACGGACGCTCATTGGTTTACTCGGCCGAACGGGGCGAAACCTGGGGCGTTTATCAAAGCAGCTTGGTACGCAAGAACGACAAATATTTCACATACGCACAGGAATTGAAAGAAGAACCGTTGGTAGTAAATTCGCAGACCTCTTTCCAGCCGATGTATTCTCCGGACGGAAAGGAAGTCGCTTTCTTGGAAAACCGTACGACTCTACGCGTGATTAATTTGAAAAACAAACAGGTACGCACCGTCCTGGATGGTAAATATAATTATTCGTATGCCGACGGCGATCAATATTATCAATGGTCACCCGACAGCAAATGGTTCCTCGCTAAATATATCGCGATCGGAGGATGGAACAATACGGACATCGTTTTGGTGAAAGCGGACGGCAGCGGCGAAATGACCAACCTGACCGAAAGCGGCTACTCCGACAACAACGCCAAATGGGTGCTGGATGGAAAAGCGATGATCTGGTCGTCTGACCGGGCCGGTTATCGCAGTCATGGCAGTTGGGGAGCAGAAGATGATATTTACATCATGTTCTTCGACGGCGAAGCATACGACAAGTTCCGCCTCACCAAAGAGGAACAAGCTTTGTTGGACGAAGAAAAAGAGGACAAAGATAAGGACGAAAAAGACAAGGACAGCAAGAAAGACAAGGATAAAGACGATGACAAGAAAGACGAAAAAGCAGATAAGCCGGTCGAACCGCTTAAATTCGACTTGGCCAATCGTAAAGACCGTATCATGCGCTTGACCGTCAACTCGTCATTCTTAGGTGACGCCGTCCTGACGCAGAAAGGCGACAAGCTATATTATTGCGCCGCATTCGAAAACGGTTACGACCTATGGGAACACAATTTCAAGGAGAACACCACCAAACTACTGATCAAAGGTGTCGGTGGTGGAACGATGTTCCCCGACAAGAAAGGCGAAAACATTTTCCTCGTTTCGGGAGGCCAGTTGAAGAAGATCGAAATCAAGGACAGCAAAACGAAACCGATCGCATTCAAAGCCGAATTTTCATATCGCCCGGCGAAAGAACGCGAATATATATTCCATCACACCTGGCGCCAAGTATTAGACAAGTTCTACGATCCCCAAATACATGGTATCAATTGGGCCGGATATGGAAAGGCATACGAAAAATTTCTTCCGCATATCAACAATAACTACGATTTCGCAGAAATGCTTTCTGAAATGTTGGGCGAACTAAACGGTTCACATACCGGTGCACGCTACCGCTCTGCATCTTCCGCACCAGCAACAGCCAGCTTGGGCGCTTTCTATGACAACAATTACACAGGCGACGGTTTGAAGATTGAAGAAATAATCGCCAAAGGCCCGTTGACAAAAGCCGACACCAAGATCAAGCCAGGCTGCATCATCGAAAAGATAGACGGCACGAATATCAAGAGTGGAGAAGATTACTATCCGCTATTAAGCGGCAAAGCCGGCAAGCAGGTACTACTGTCCGTTTACGATCCGGCAACCAAAGAACGTTTCGAAGAACAAGTCAAACCGATCACCTACGGCACACAATCCGATTTGCTTTACAAACGTTGGGTGGAACAGAAGCGCCAGATGGTCGACAAGCTGTCGAACGGAAAGATCGGATATGTACATGTCAAAGGCATGAACAGCGAAAGTTTCCGCGATACCTATTCCGAACTGTTAGGTCGTTGCCGCGAGAAGGAAGCCGTGATTGTCGATACGCGCCATAACGGTGGCGGTTGGCTTCATGAGGACCTGGCAATTTTGTTGAGTGGAGAACTGTATGCTAAATTCACTCCGCGCGGACAGTTCATCGGAAACGATCCGTTTAACAGATGGCTGAAACCGTCATGCGTACTGATGTGCGAAGACAATTATTCGAACGCCCACGGTTTTCCCTGGACATATAAGACGTTGAAAATCGGCAAACTGATCGGCGCTCCCGTACCGGGAACGATGACTGCCGTATGGTGGGAAACCCAAATTGACCCGTCAATCGTTTTCGGTATCCCGCAAGTCGGCATGCAAGATATGCAGGGCCGCTATCTCGAAAACCAACAACTCGAACCTGACATCGAAGTCTACAACTCTCCCGAATCACAGCTAAGAGGCGAAGATCACCAGCTGGAAGAGGCGGTAAAAGAGATGTTGAAAGAGGTACAAAAGTAA
- a CDS encoding RNA polymerase sigma factor codes for MHETEIHSNTIEKLKRGSYEAFDTLYDMYADSLYGFALLHTKSSVQAEDIVQDTFLKLWNMRASLSVEGSFKSMLFTIAKNHVIDVFRQQINRPDFEDYIRFCEDEHLLDNTSVEKIYYDDFIDKLAIAKQKLTPAQRNIFEMSREEGMSNAEIAALSDISEQTVKNHLSAALKILREELRKYNYLFALFI; via the coding sequence ATGCATGAAACAGAGATACATAGCAATACTATAGAAAAACTTAAACGTGGTTCCTATGAGGCGTTCGATACATTATATGATATGTACGCGGATTCTTTGTACGGTTTCGCCTTGCTGCATACGAAATCATCTGTCCAGGCGGAAGATATCGTACAGGATACGTTCCTCAAGCTGTGGAACATGCGTGCCTCCTTGTCTGTTGAAGGCTCTTTCAAATCCATGTTGTTCACGATTGCCAAGAACCATGTGATCGATGTTTTCCGCCAACAGATCAACCGTCCGGATTTTGAAGATTACATACGCTTTTGTGAAGACGAACATCTTTTGGATAACACTTCCGTAGAAAAAATATATTACGATGACTTTATCGACAAGCTGGCGATAGCTAAGCAAAAGCTGACCCCCGCGCAGCGGAACATTTTTGAAATGAGCCGTGAAGAGGGAATGAGCAATGCCGAAATAGCCGCTCTTTCGGATATTTCCGAGCAAACGGTAAAGAATCATTTGTCCGCAGCGTTAAAGATTCTGCGTGAGGAACTTCGGAAATATAATTATCTTTTCGCCCTTTTCATATAA
- a CDS encoding FecR family protein: protein MTDLFDKLYSQFLSGKTNRKDFEGFKESLNHLSDQELAERMEAFWDENTVYPSMEVGRKREIHRRLRLQIHPPKISIRWSRIVVAAAVIAVLSVTAWNFSLLHELQNANSSFLAEVPAGDKVQLTLPDKSSVKLNSESSLSYAYVNGKRVARLKGEGYFQVSKDRKHPFVVQVGNLNIEVLGTCFNVYSYEENDFVETSLIEGSVRLYDSKSPSESFILKPSQKAIYSKNNGKISFHNTDNVKETAWTQNHLVFESEKLGSVFQKIERWYGVHIDLLCPEIANDQISGSFKDEQLSYVMEALKFQYGFNYEITGNNVTINKSNQLKIK from the coding sequence ATGACCGATTTATTTGATAAATTATATTCTCAATTCTTAAGCGGAAAGACCAACCGGAAAGACTTCGAGGGCTTCAAGGAGTCCTTGAATCATCTTTCGGACCAGGAACTGGCCGAAAGGATGGAAGCGTTTTGGGATGAGAATACGGTTTATCCGTCTATGGAAGTCGGTCGTAAGCGGGAAATTCATCGGAGACTTCGTCTGCAGATACATCCTCCTAAAATCTCCATACGCTGGTCCCGTATCGTGGTGGCGGCGGCCGTGATTGCCGTCTTGTCCGTTACGGCGTGGAACTTTTCTCTTCTGCATGAATTGCAAAATGCGAACTCTTCTTTCTTGGCGGAAGTTCCGGCCGGAGATAAGGTGCAGTTGACCTTGCCGGATAAGAGTTCTGTCAAATTGAATTCGGAAAGCTCTTTGTCCTACGCCTATGTCAACGGAAAGCGTGTCGCCCGTTTGAAGGGCGAGGGGTACTTCCAGGTTTCCAAGGACAGGAAACATCCGTTTGTCGTGCAGGTCGGCAATCTGAATATCGAAGTGTTGGGGACTTGCTTCAATGTCTATTCGTATGAGGAGAATGACTTTGTAGAGACTTCCTTGATTGAAGGCTCCGTGCGCCTCTACGATTCCAAGTCGCCTTCTGAAAGTTTTATCCTGAAACCGTCGCAGAAAGCGATCTATTCGAAAAATAATGGGAAAATCAGTTTTCACAATACAGACAATGTAAAAGAAACCGCGTGGACGCAGAATCATCTGGTGTTCGAATCGGAGAAGTTGGGTTCGGTGTTCCAAAAGATCGAAAGATGGTATGGTGTGCATATTGACCTGCTATGTCCGGAGATTGCGAACGATCAGATTTCCGGCTCTTTTAAGGACGAACAACTTTCGTATGTCATGGAAGCTTTGAAATTTCAATATGGATTTAATTATGAGATCACAGGAAACAATGTTACGATTAATAAGTCTAACCAATTAAAAATAAAATGA